From the genome of Impatiens glandulifera chromosome 9, dImpGla2.1, whole genome shotgun sequence, one region includes:
- the LOC124914390 gene encoding cationic amino acid transporter 1-like, giving the protein MGVGIEEESTGIRHRGCSCTKDDFLPEESFKSWSNYGRALKKTPSRLMNRVLTRSLDSAELEVKTRSNNEMKRTLTWWDLMWFGMGAVIGAGIFVLTGLEANQVAGPAVVLSYVVSGISALLSVFCYTEFAVEIPVAGGSFAYLRVELGEFVAFIAAGNILLEYVIGGAAVARSWTSYFATLCNHSPDQFRIHAHHLQEGYNYLDPIAIGVIIIITFIAVKSTKASSRINYIASIFHMIVILFIIVAGLANANTKNYADFAPKGTRGIFKASAVLFFAYVGFDAVSTMAEETKNPGRDIPIGLVGSMIITTTIYCLMAVTLCLMQPYQDINPDAPFSVAFSAIGWDWAKYLVALGALKGMTSVLLVGAVGQARYLTHIARTHMMPPWFAQVDAKTGTPANATITMMAATAVIAFFTKLDILSNLLSISTLFIFMLVALALLVRRYYVSGVTTRSDRNKLIIFLILILASSIGTAAYWGLSEDGWIGYCVTGPIWLLSTVGLRFFVPQAREAKVWGVPLVPWLPSISIAINIFLLGSIDKDSFIRFGAWTVALLVYYLFFGLHASYDTSKVLELKSGSKLETGKAGYGESEEEPTESSPKSMNSLSLPD; this is encoded by the exons ATGGGAGTTGGAATTGAAGAGGAATCGACAGGGATCCGTCACAGAGGATGTTCTTGCACAAAAGATGATTTTCTCCCCGAGGAATCTTTCAAGAGTTGGAGCAATTATGGCAGGGCGCTGAAGAAGACGCCAAGCCGACTCATGAACAGAGTTCTGACTAGGTCACTCGACTCGGCCGAGTTAGAGGTGAAGACACGGAGTAACAACGAGATGAAGCGGACGCTGACGTGGTGGGATCTCATGTGGTTCGGCATGGGAGCAGTTATTGGGGCCGGTATATTCGTCCTCACCGGCCTTGAAGCTAATCAAGTTGCCGGACCGGCGGTTGTACTCTCCTATGTCGTCTCCGGCATTTCAGCTCTTCTTTCCGTTTTCTGCTACACCGAGTTCGCCGTCGAGATTCCGGTAGCAG GCGGTTCATTTGCCTACTTGAGGGTGGAGCTTGGGGAATTCGTGGCTTTCATTGCCGCCGGCAACATCCTCCTTGAGTATGTAATCGGTGGTGCTGCAGTGGCTCGCTCTTGGACATCATACTTTGCCACCCTCTGCAACCACAGTCCTGATCAGTTCCGCATCCACGCTCACCACCTCCAGGAAGGCTACAACTACCTTGACCCCATTGCTATTGGTGTCATCATAATCATAACCTTCATTGCAGTCAAGAGCACCAAGGCCTCTTCCCGCATCAACTACATCGCATCCATCTTCCACATGATCGTCATTCTCTTCATCATCGTCGCCGGCCTTGCCAATGCCAATACCAAAAACTACGCAGACTTTGCCCCTAAAGGGACACGAGGAATCTTCAAGGCATCTGCCGTACTCTTCTTCGCTTACGTCGGGTTCGACGCGGTCTCCACCATGGCGGAGGAGACGAAGAACCCGGGTCGGGATATCCCCATCGGCCTCGTGGGATCCATGATCATAACTACAACCATCTACTGCTTGATGGCGGTCACTCTCTGCTTAATGCAGCCGTATCAGGATATCAATCCGGACGCCCCGTTCTCGGTGGCATTCTCCGCAATTGGATGGGACTGGGCTAAGTACTTGGTGGCTCTCGGCGCACTGAAAGGGATGACATCTGTCCTGCTTGTCGGGGCAGTCGGTCAGGCACGTTACCTAACCCACATCGCCAGAACCCACATGATGCCTCCTTGGTTCGCTCAAGTTGACGCTAAAACCGGCACCCCTGCCAACGCCACAATCACAATGATGGCTGCTACTGCAGTTATCGCTTTCTTCACAAAGCTCGATATCCTTTCCAACCTACTATCGATTTCCACGCTATTCATCTTCATGCTCGTGGCCCTGGCTCTCCTAGTCCGGCGCTACTATGTCTCGGGCGTTACCACCCGTTCAGACCGTAACAAACTCATCATTTTCCTTATCCTGATCCTCGCTTCCTCCATCGGAACAGCAGCCTACTGGGGATTAAGCGAGGACGGATGGATAGGTTATTGCGTAACCGGACCAATTTGGCTGTTGTCAACGGTTGGGCTTAGATTCTTTGTCCCTCAAGCGAGGGAAGCTAAGGTATGGGGTGTTCCCCTTGTTCCATGGCTTCCATCCATTTCCATTGCTATCAATATCTTCCTCCTTGGCTCCATAGACAAGGACTCTTTCATCAGATTCGGGGCTTGGACAGTAGCGCTGTTGGTGTATTACTTGTTCTTCGGGCTCCATGCATCTTATGACACTTCAAAAGTGCTTGAGTTGAAATCAGGATCTAAGCTCGAAACAGGCAAGGCTGGATATGGTGAAAGCGAGGAGGAGCCAACGGAGAGCAGCCCTAAATCAATGAATTCTCTTTCATTGCCTGATTAA
- the LOC124915161 gene encoding cation-chloride cotransporter 1-like — protein MDNVDIEGSDDNDLPSSSSQGRGRKYRPVVAHDDDRAVVEMSSIDLGSSSASPFPGRGNSLKKKVSTQPSMGADGRLPTHVSVNGPERESKLELFGFDSLVNILGLKSMTGEQIPTTSPRVGGDASATLGHPKTPGLKLGTMMGVFVPCLQNILGIIYYIRFSWIVGMGGIGQSLLVVIFCGSCTFLTSISLSAIATNGAMKGGGPYYLIGRALGPEVGVSIGLCFFLGNAIAGALYVLGAVETFLKAVPAAGLFRETVTKVNGTTVAQPISSPSLHDLQIYGIIVTIILCFIVFGGVKMINRVAPAFLIPVLLSIISIFIGIFSAGKDNPAPGFTGLSLHTIKENWGSDYQFTNDAGIPDPKGEVYWSFNALVGLFFPAVTGIMAGSNRSASLKDTQRSIPIGTLTATLLTSGLYLVTVIFFGALATREKLLTDRLLTASVAWPFPVIVQIGIILSTLGAALQSLTGAPRLLAAIANDDILPVLHYFKVPEGQEPHFATLFTAFICAGCVIIGNLDLITPTITMFFLLCYTGVNLSCFLLDLLDAPSWRPRWKFHHWSLSLLGAVLCIVIMFLISWSFTVVSLALASLIYYYVSIKGKAGDWGDGFKSAYFQLALRSLRSLGANQVHPKNWYPIPLVFCRPWGKLPENVPCHPKLADFANCMKKKGRGMSIFVSILDGDYIECAEEAKAACRQLSTYIEYKQCEGVAEIVVAPTMWEGFRSVVQVMGLGNLKPNIVVMRYPEIWRRENLTEIPATFVSIINDCIVANKAVVVVKGLDEWPNEYQRQFGTIDLYWIVRDGGLMLLLSQLLLTKESFESCKIQVFCIAEEDSDAEGLKADVKKFLYDLRLQAEVIVISMKSWNVQVEGENDSVEAFTAAQQRIASYLTGMRDRVKKEGGPLMADGKAVTVNEQQVEKFLYTTLKLNSTILRYSRMAAVVLVSLPPPPRNHPAAFYMEYMDLLVENVPRLLVVRGYQRDVVTLFT, from the exons ATGGACAATGTAGATATTGAAGGATCCGACGACAATGATTTGCCCTCCTCGTCTTCTCAGGGACGAGGACGCAAGTACAGGCCAGTCGTTGCGCACGACGATGATCGTGCCGTTGTCGAGATGTCCTCTATCGATCTTGGATCTTCTTCTGCTTCTCCATTTCCTGGACGTGGCAATAGCCTCAA GAAAAAAGTAAGTACTCAACCTAGCATGGGTGCTGATGGGAGATTACCAACTCATGTATCTGTTAATGGTCCGGAGAGGGAATCAAAATTGGAGTTGTTTGGGTTTGATTCTCTGGTGAATATTTTAGGCTTGAAAAG TATGACAGGGGAGCAGATTCCAACAACTAGCCCTAGAGTTGGGGGAGATGCTTCTGCAACTCTAGGTCATCCTAAG ACACCAGGTCTGAAACTTGGGACAATGATGGGAGTGTTTGTGCCATGCTTGCAAAATATTTTGGGGATTATCTATTACATTCGATTTTCCTG GATTGTTGGTATGGGAGGAATAGGACAGTCGCTGTTGGTAGTCATTTTTTGTGGTTCGTGTACCTTTCTCACGTCAATATCTTTGAGTGCTATTGCCACTAATGGTGCAATGAag GGAGGGGGGCCTTATTACTTGATTGGTCGAGCCTTGGGTCCCGAAGTTGGAGTGAGCATTGGACTGTGTTTCTTCCTTGGGAATGCTATTGCCGGTGCTCT CTATGTGTTAGGAGCTGTAGAAACTTTTCTAAAGGCGGTACCTGCAGCTGGACTTTTCCGAG AAACTGTTACAAAAGTGAATGGCACAACTGTTGCACAGCCAATCTCAAGTCCAAGCTTGCATGACCTGCAAATTTATGGAATCATTGTGACCATCATCCTATGCTTTATTGTCTTTGGTGGTGTCAAGATGATCAACCGTGTTGCTCCTGCTTTTCTGATACCTGTTCTGTTGTCGATCATCTCTATCTTTATTGGGATCTTTTCAGCAGGGAAAGATAACCCAGCAC CTGGATTCACTGGCTTGAGTTTGCACACTATCAAGGAGAATTGGGGTTCGGACTACCAATTTACTAATGATGCTGGAATTCCAGACCCTAAAGGAGAAGTGTATTGGAGTTTCAA TGCATTGGTTGGACTCTTTTTCCCTGCTGTAACGGGTATTATGGCTGGTTCAAATCGGTCTGCATCTCTGAAAGATACTCAGCGATCCATTCCTATTGGAACTCTAACTGCAACTCTTTTAACTTCTGGTCTATACCTTGTTACTGTGATATTTTTTGGTGCTCTTGCTACCAGAGAGAAGCTTTTGACAGACAG GCTCTTAACTGCCTCAGTTGCGTGGCCTTTTCCAGTAATTGTTCAGATTGGTATTATTCTTTCAACATTGGGAGCAGCTCTTCAGAGCCTAACTGGCGCTCCACGTCTGCTTGCAGCAATAGCCAATGATGATATCCTACCAGTGCTTCATTACTTCAAAGTTCCAGAAGGGCAAGAGCCTCATTTTGCTACTCTTTTTACTGCTTTCATCTGTGCTGGATGTGTCATTATTGGAAATCTTGATCTTATCACTCCGACCATCACTATGTTCTTCCTCCTATGTTATACCGGTGTGAACTTGTCTTGCTTTCTTCTTGATCTCTTAGATGCTCCTAGCTGGCGTCCTCGGTGGAAATTTCACCACTGGAGCCTCTCCCTTCTTGGGGCAGTTCTTTGCATAG TTATCATGTTTCTGATATCTTGGTCCTTTACTGTGGTCTCCCTAGCATTGGCTAGTCTTATATATTACTACGTTAGCATTAAGGGAAAGGCTGGTGACTGGGGAGATGGTTTCAAGAGTGCATACTTTCAATTAGCTCTTCGCAGTCTTCGATCTTTAGGAG CAAACCAAGTCCATCCTAAGAACTGGTATCCAATTCCTCTTGTATTCTGCCGGCCATGGGGCAAGTTGCCAGAGAATGTACCATGCCATCCTAAACTGGCTGATTTCGCTAACTGCATGAAGAAGAAGGGTCGTGGGATGTCCATCTTCGTCTCGATTCTGGACGGAGACTACATAGAATGTGCTGAAGAAGCCAAGGCTGCTTGCCGGCAACTGAGCACATATATCGAATACAAACAATGTGAAGGCGTTGCAGAAATTGTGGTGGCCCCAACAATGTGGGAAGGGTTCCGTAGTGTGGTTCAGGTAATGGGGCTTGGAAATCTAAAACCCAATATTGTTGTTATGAGGTACCCTGAAATATGGAGACGggaaaacttaacagagattCCTGCCACATTTGTGAGCATTATCAACGACTGCATTGTAGCAAACAAGGCGGTGGTTGTGGTGAAAGGGCTCGACGAGTGGCCGAACGAATATCAGAGGCAGTTCGGGACAATTGACTTGTATTGGATTGTTCGCGACGGAGGACTCATGCTTCTGCTATCACAACTCTTACTAACGAAGGAGAGTTTCGAGAGCTGTAAGATTCAAGTGTTCTGCATTGCGGAAGAGGATTCAGACGCGGAAGGATTGAAAGCGGATGTGAAGAAGTTTTTGTATGACTTGAGGCTGCAAGCGGAGGTTATTGTTATATCGATGAAGTCGTGGAATGTTCAGGTGGAAGGGGAGAACGATTCGGTTGAGGCGTTTACCGCCGCGCAGCAAAGGATCGCCAGTTACTTGACGGGAATGAGGGATAGAGTTAAGAAGGAAGGGGGACCGTTGATGGCAGATGGAAAAGCGGTTACGGTTAACGAACAGCAAGTGGAGAAGTTTCTATATACTACGTTGAAACTGAATTCTACCATTCTGAGATACTCGAGGATGGCGGCGGTGGTGCTGGTTAGTTTGCCGCCACCGCCGAGGAATCATCCGGCAGCTTTTTATATGGAATATATGGATTTGTTGGTGGAGAATGTGCCTAGGCTTTTGGTTGTACGAGGATATCAAAGAGATGTTGTCACCTTGTTTACATag
- the LOC124914593 gene encoding cationic amino acid transporter 1-like → MTNMVTAATETNGQQNTTAKRRGCGCSKKDFLPEESFESWGNYANALKNTKTRFKDRLLTRSQDQLELQQMKAVSQHEMKKTLNWFDIIWFGIGAVMGAGVFVLTGEAARNVSGPAVVVSYFISGFSALLSVLCYTEFSVELPVAGGSFAYLRVELGDFMAFVAAGNILFEYIVAGASVARSWTSYFATLCNHHPEDFRINASFLPENYNQLDPIAVAISLAICFMAALSIKGSSRFNTVTTISYILVIIFIVISGLTKAELANYVPFAPFGIRGTLKASSMLFFAYVGFDGVATLGEEVKNPGRDIPIGLITSMVVIITTYCLLAATLCLMQPYGLIDVDAPFTVAFDSVGMHWAKVIVALGAMMGMTTVLLANILGQARYFTHIARTHMAPPIMASISPKTGTPIIATVVMTFANSVVAFFTSLSVLSSLLSISTLFIFSMVAVALIVRRYYVTGVTSDRDRQRLIVFLAVIIVSSICTSVWWAVDGHWAGYVVTVTFWFMGTLGLKLMVKEAREAKIWGIPLMPWLPSANVAINVFIMGSIDWESFARFSVWTLLLLAYYVFIGLHASYDAAQKVVKESDANLEAGS, encoded by the exons ATGACG AATATGGTGACAGCTGCTACTGAAACTAATGGTCAACAGAACACTACGGCTAAGAGGAGAGGCTGCGGATGCAGCAAAAAAGACTTCTTGCCGGAAGAGTCATTCGAGAGCTGGGGAAACTATGCGAACGCTCTCAAAAACACGAAAACAAGGTTTAAGGATCGTCTTCTGACAAGATCACAAGACCAACTAGAGCTTCAACAAATGAAGGCAGTCAGTCAACATGAGATGAAGAAGACACTCAACTGGTTCGACATAATCTGGTTTGGTATAGGAGCCGTGATGGGTGCAGGAGTCTTTGTCCTCACCGGAGAGGCTGCGAGAAATGTCTCCGGACCTGCAGTTGTTGTCTCCTATTTTATCTCCGGTTTCTCAGCCTTGCTCTCTGTTCTATGCTATACTGAATTCTCAGTCGAGCTGCCGGTGGCCGGGGGCTCGTTTGCGTACTTGAGAGTCGAGCTTGGTGACTTTATGGCTTTTGTTGCTGCCGGAAACATTCTTTTCGAATACATTGTAGCCGGAGCAAGTGTGGCTCGTTCTTGGACTTCGTATTTCGCCACACTTTGCAACCACCACCCTGAAGACTTCCGCATTAACGCGAGTTTCCTACCCGAAAACTACAACCAGTTGGATCCGATCGCGGTTGCGATATCGCTAGCCATTTGTTTCATGGCAGCCCTTAGCATAAAGGGTTCGTCCCGATTCAACACGGTGACGACTATAAGCTATATCTTGGTCATTATATTTATCGTCATCTCCGGTCTCACCAAGGCCGAACTGGCTAACTACGTCCCTTTTGCCCCGTTTGGAATCCGGGGTACCTTAAAAGCATCGTCCATGCTGTTCTTCGCGTACGTAGGATTCGATGGGGTCGCGACGTTAGGGGAGGAGGTTAAGAACCCGGGCCGAGATATACCTATCGGACTCATCACTTCGATGGTGGTAATCATCACGACCTATTGCCTTCTAGCCGCTACGCTCTGCCTTATGCAACCTTACGGTTTGATCGACGTTGACGCTCCGTTCACGGTCGCGTTCGATTCCGTGGGAATGCATTGGGCCAAAGTTATCGTCGCTCTCGGGGCGATGATGGGCATGACAACCGTTTTGCTGGCTAACATCTTAGGACAAGCTAGATACTTCACTCACATAGCTCGGACCCATATGGCCCCGCCGATCATGGCGTCCATCAGCCCGAAAACAGGGACTCCAATCATCGCCACGGTTGTCATGACGTTTGCAAACTCTGTAGTGGCGTTCTTCACAAGCCTGTCGGTTCTTTCCAGCCTTCTCTCCATTTCTACACTCTTCATATTCTCCATGGTGGCCGTCGCTCTAATAGTGAGACGGTATTACGTGACGGGCGTGACATCTGATAGGGATAGACAGAGGCTGATTGTGTTCTTGGCGGTTATAATTGTGTCGTCTATTTGCACGTCAGTATGGTGGGCGGTTGACGGGCATTGGGCCGGGTATGTGGTGACTGTGACATTCTGGTTTATGGGGACGTTGGGATTGAAGTTGATGGTGAAGGAGGCGAGAGAGGCTAAGATTTGGGGAATTCCGTTGATGCCATGGCTGCCTAGTgcgaatgttgctataaacgtGTTCATCATGGGTTCGATCGATTGGGAATCGTTCGCTAGGTTTTCGGTTTGGACATTGTTATTGCTTGCTTACTATGTGTTCATTGGATTGCATGCTTCGTATGATGCAGCACagaaagtggttaaagaaagCGATGCAAACCTAGAAGCAGGGTCTTAG